The Streptomyces avermitilis MA-4680 = NBRC 14893 genome contains a region encoding:
- a CDS encoding NADH-quinone oxidoreductase subunit C, with product MSDANANGNGVNPEKDLGASNLPGQRGEGGEEIRLQRGMFGANNGGDTSGYGGLVRSIRLPGPAARPYGGWFDEVADELEGALEEQGLVPGNAIEKTVVDRDELTFHIEREYLLRVAQTLRDDPALRFELCTGVSAVHYLEDKGRELHAVYHLRSITHNRLIRLEVSAPDADPHIPSLVSVYPTNDWHERETYDFFGLIFDGHPALTRIMMPDDWQGFPQRKDYPLGGIPVEYKGAQIPAPDQRRSYS from the coding sequence GTGAGCGACGCCAACGCCAACGGCAACGGGGTCAACCCCGAGAAGGACCTCGGCGCCTCCAACCTCCCCGGCCAGCGTGGCGAGGGGGGCGAGGAGATCCGCCTCCAGCGCGGCATGTTCGGCGCCAACAACGGCGGCGACACCTCCGGCTACGGCGGCCTGGTCCGCTCCATCCGGCTCCCCGGCCCGGCCGCCCGCCCCTACGGCGGCTGGTTCGACGAGGTCGCCGACGAGCTGGAGGGCGCCCTGGAAGAACAGGGACTCGTCCCCGGGAACGCCATCGAGAAGACGGTCGTCGACCGCGACGAGCTGACGTTCCACATCGAACGCGAGTACCTGCTCCGCGTCGCCCAGACCCTGCGCGACGACCCGGCCCTCCGCTTCGAACTGTGTACGGGCGTGAGCGCAGTGCACTACCTGGAGGACAAGGGCCGCGAGCTGCACGCCGTCTACCACCTGCGCTCGATCACCCACAACAGGTTGATCCGCCTCGAAGTCAGCGCCCCCGACGCCGACCCGCACATCCCGTCGCTCGTCTCCGTCTATCCGACGAACGACTGGCACGAGCGGGAGACGTACGACTTCTTCGGCCTGATCTTCGACGGTCACCCGGCGCTGACGCGGATCATGATGCCGGACGACTGGCAGGGCTTCCCGCAGCGCAAGGACTACCCCCTCGGCGGCATCCCCGTCGAGTACAAGGGCGCCCAGATCCCGGCTCCGGACCAGCGGAGGTCGTACTCGTGA